From the bacterium genome, the window GGATCCTGCCGATGACCGACCATCGCGTCGCGACCGTCGTGTGGACTCCGGAGGGGCGGCTGCCGTTTCAGGAGTATTTCGTCAAACGAGGGGCGCGGGATCCCGTGAGCGGGATTGAGTTCGAGGGCATCGAGCACGCGGTTCCCACGCCGGAGGTGATCGATGCGGTCCGGTCCTCCGCGGTCGTCGTCGTCTCTCCCAGCAACCCCCTCGTCAGCGTCGGCCCGATCCTGGCGCTGTCTGGAATGACACCCGCGCTCAGCCAGAGCCGGGCGCTCCGCATCGCGGTGACGCCCTTGATCGGCGGGACGGCGGTCAAGGGACCCACGGTGGAGATGCTGCGCGGCCTCGGCATGCCGGCGACGCCCGCCGCGGTCGCGGCATTGTACCGAGCGTTTCTCGACGTCTTCGTGCTGGACATCCGTGACCGTGCCTCGGCCGAGACGGTGACGGCCGTGCCGGTCGAGTGCGCCGACACGCTGATGACGGACTCCGCGGGACGAAGACGGCTGGCCCGGGCGATCGTGGACATTGCCGCCCGGCACGGCGTGGAAGTGCGCACGACGCCGGCGTGAGCATCGGTGCGATCGTCCCTCAAAAACCGCTTGCCATGGCCAAGAGCCGTCTCGGAGGGGTCCTCCCCGCCGGGGCGAGGGCGGCGCTCAGCCTCGCGCTCCTGGAACGGGTGTGCGCGGTGCTCCGCGCGAGCATGGGCATTGAAGACGTGGTGGTCATGACGCCGGATCCCGTGGTCGGGGCGTTCGCGGCCGCCCGCGGGGTCAGGACAGTACCGGACCCCACGCCCGGTTTGAACGCAGCGCTGGCCGAGGTGTTCCGGCCCCTGTCTCGGGGCTCCCGCGGGATTCTCGTGATTTCGGCGGACCTGCCGCTGCTGCAGCCGGTGGACATCGCCGCCATCGTCGCGGCCGCGGACCCTCGCACCCTCGTCGTTGCTCCGTCAAAGGACACGGTCGGCACGAACGCACTGCTGCTCCCATCGACCGTCGTATTCCGGCCGGCGTTTGGACAGGCGAGCCTTGCGGCTCACCGGCATCGGGCCGAGGCCCTGGGACTCCGGGCCATTCTGCTCCGCCGGCCCGGCCTCGCGTTCGACCTGGACACGCCGGCCGACCTTGCCGCATTGCGATCCGCTCAGACGTTCAATTCTTTGAGCGTCCCCGTCACCATGTAAACGACGCGCTCGCCGATGTTGGTGGCGTGGTCCCCCATTCGCTCGAGGGCCTGCGCGACCATCAACAGATGGGTCGCCCGCTGGATGTTCTTCGGGTCTTCGATCATGTAGGTGAGCAGCTCCCGAAACACTTGGCCGTAGAGGTGATCGACCGCGTCATCTTTCGCGGCCATCCGCTCTGCCAGATCCGGGTCACGGCGGACGAACGCGTCGAGCCCGTCGCGAAGCATCTCGTGGACCATCTCGGCCATCCGTGGGATATCGATCAGCGGTTTCAACAGCGGCTCCTCGGCGAGCCGCTTGGTGATCTTGCCGATGTCTTCCGCGTGGTCCGCCATACGCTCGAGGTCGATCGTCATCGCCCACACGCTGGCGATCATCCGAAGGTCTTTCGCCATCGGCTGCTGGGTCGCCATGAGCCGCAGGCACCGGTCTTCGAGCTCGAGGTGCAGCCTGTTAATCGTGTTGTCCGCTATGATCACGGCCTCCGCGAGCGTGGTGCTGCGCGCCTGGAGGGCCTCGATCGATCGGCGGATCGCGGTATCGACGAGATCGCCCATGCGGAGAAAGTCGTCCTGCAATTCCGTGAGGTCGCGATCGAAGGTTTCCCGTATGGTCATCGAGCTTCCCTCAGCCTTGGCGTCGGGAAGCACCTTCCCGAAAACCCGTCCA encodes:
- the phoU gene encoding phosphate signaling complex protein PhoU; the protein is MTIRETFDRDLTELQDDFLRMGDLVDTAIRRSIEALQARSTTLAEAVIIADNTINRLHLELEDRCLRLMATQQPMAKDLRMIASVWAMTIDLERMADHAEDIGKITKRLAEEPLLKPLIDIPRMAEMVHEMLRDGLDAFVRRDPDLAERMAAKDDAVDHLYGQVFRELLTYMIEDPKNIQRATHLLMVAQALERMGDHATNIGERVVYMVTGTLKELNV
- the cofC gene encoding 2-phospho-L-lactate guanylyltransferase produces the protein MSIGAIVPQKPLAMAKSRLGGVLPAGARAALSLALLERVCAVLRASMGIEDVVVMTPDPVVGAFAAARGVRTVPDPTPGLNAALAEVFRPLSRGSRGILVISADLPLLQPVDIAAIVAAADPRTLVVAPSKDTVGTNALLLPSTVVFRPAFGQASLAAHRHRAEALGLRAILLRRPGLAFDLDTPADLAALRSAQTFNSLSVPVTM
- the cofD gene encoding 2-phospho-L-lactate transferase produces the protein MITVLCGGVGGVKLVHGLAGVLADPSELTVVVNTADDWEHLGLQISPDVDTVLYTLSGLASEARGWGIEDDTWTALEMLGRYGLPTWFRLGDRDLATHLARTIWLREGRRPTEVTAALAAALGVVPRILPMTDHRVATVVWTPEGRLPFQEYFVKRGARDPVSGIEFEGIEHAVPTPEVIDAVRSSAVVVVSPSNPLVSVGPILALSGMTPALSQSRALRIAVTPLIGGTAVKGPTVEMLRGLGMPATPAAVAALYRAFLDVFVLDIRDRASAETVTAVPVECADTLMTDSAGRRRLARAIVDIAARHGVEVRTTPA